GCTCTCCGACAATATGGCCTTGAGGGGCATCGTCGAAGGAGTGGGAGTCTCAGGCGGCCTGGAAAATATTGCCAAGAATGCCGGAATCAAGAACATCAAGAAACTGGTCATCATCTCAGTCAATGCCGAAACCGCTCCGGACGTGAAGGAATATCGGAGCGATCATATTCCGGTGCTCTCGCGGGCGTTCAGCTCGCTCGTCGATATCCCGATCAACCGGTATTCGACGGACACGCTGCTGCTCATGCGCTTCGCCGTTCAGATGTGGCGCAACGAGCTTCGCAACCGGCTGCCTGGCGCTGAAAGCGTGTTTGCCCAGGATGCGGAGATCTATTTTGTCGATGTGAGTCTCAACGCGGTTGAGGATCAAACGGAGCGGGAGTATCTCATGAAAATTCCGACGACGTTGCACTTGACCGACCATCAAATCGATCGCCTGCTCCTGGCCGCCACCAGACTCATTCGGAACGACCCGGAATTTCAGCGGCTGATGCAGGAGATTGCAGCCAGTCCCTGACGACTCATCGAGGCCGCTGCGCCTCACGGTAACTGTTGCAATCTAAAGATGTGGTACCGCCACGGAGCCAGATCCAGGTAGAGCCCGCGCGATTTAAGCTCGTGACCCTCCCAATCGTACTGTGCATCGCTCAACAAGTCCTGAAGCCGCCATCGCCGATCGGCAAGTTTGAGGTCAGCAAGCCGGACCTGGCACTGACTCTGGTGCGGAGCATAATTCACCGCCGCCAGCAGCGGCTCTTCGCCGGCTGCCTGCCAGGCATAGCCTAGAAAACAATCCCAGGTCCAGTTGCCTTCTCAGGCCGGCACGCATTCGAGCAATTGCCAGGCCCCGATACGGACGACCGGCTTGCGCAGCACGGCAAGCAGCCGGTCGTAAAACTGCTTCAGGCGCTGATCGACCGGTTCCTCTGGTCCCCGGACCAGATGGGGCGAGATCCGTTTCTTCCGTCCCTCGAATTGCCCCTGATGAAAGAAGCGCAGCCCCGGCGACAGAAAGGTGGTGACCGCCGCGGCCTCATGCACCTCAGGTGAAAAGGTCGCAGCCGCGCGCGGCTCGTCATGGTTTTCAAGAAAGCGCGCCAGCTTGTTCTGGTAATCAAGCCCGGCGTGAAAATGCTCGCGCACGGGCCTGGCATGGCCCTCGCGCAGGCGGTCGTACAGCCGTTTGTCGTACGCGTAGTCGAAGCCCTGCTGTTGCATCGTCCATTCGAAGTCCCAGTAGACCTCGGCCATGAAGCAAAAGCCCGGAACACGTTCGCGCACGCGCCTGGTCGCCTCGGGCCAGAAAAGCGGCGCCCGGCGCCCCCATGTCCGTTCGAAAACATCCGGCAGGACGAGCATGGCCATGTCGCAGCGCACCCCATCGCACTGGGCGGCGATCTTCACCAGCTCGCCGATCATCGCTTCTTGCGTGGCCGGATTGCTGTAGTCGAGCTGCAGCGTGTCGGGCCAGCCGGCGAAGTACGGATCCCGCCCGTAGGCGAGCACACGTGAGCCCTGAGCGGTGTTGATGCGGCAATAGTTCTGCGGAGCCCTGACGAGATCCTGGTCGTTCCCCTGAACGAAGTACTCCAGATGCTGCTCGACCCAGGGATGGTCCGGCGCCATGTGGTTCGGCACGAAATCGAGCAGCAGGCGCAGGCCTCGCTGCTTCAGTCGCTCGCGCAGCCGCGCGAGCGCCGCCGCGCCGCCGAGATTCTGATGAACCGTGTAACCGGCAATTGCGAACCCGGACCCGCCGATGTCTTCTTCTCGCAAGTCCGGCAGGGTCTCCTGAAACTCCCTGCGCCATTCAGGATTGGCGCGCGACACGCGCTGCACGGCCAAACCGGTCTGCCACACGCTCAAGAACCAGATCCAGTCAAAACCCAGTTGAGCCAGGTCATCCAGTTCGGCATCCGGGATATCGTCCAGCGTGGCGGTCTTGCCCAGCTTGCGGGACAGCTCGGTCAGCCAGACGCGCGTATTGATCTGATAGAGCGAGGGGTAGGTAGGCAAGGCCGTCACGGCTTCGCCTTCCCTTCCGGCGTGCCACGCACGAAGGCCGCCATCTTGCCGCCTTCGAGCATCCTTTTCGGGTCCAACAGGCCAAAGAGCTGAATGAGTTTCGCCACTACGCCGGTCCACCCGGTCTGATGGCTCGCGCCAAGCCCGGCTCCGTTATCGCCATGGAAGTATTCATAAAAGAGGATGTGGTCCCGCCAGTGAGGGTCCTCCTGATATTTCTTGGTGCCGCCATAAACCGGCCGCTTCCCGTCAGCATTGCGCAGAAACATGCGCGTCAGGCGATCGGCAATGTCCTTGCTGACCTCAAACAGATTCATCATCTTGCCGGACCCAGTGGGGCATTCGATTGTGAAGTTGTCACCGTAATAGAGATAGTACGCCAGCAGTGCCCGGATGATCAGGGCATTCACCGGCATCCAGACCGGCCCCCGCCAGTTCGAGTTGCCCCCGAACATGCCGGTATTGGATTCCGCCGGCAGGTAATCGACACGGTACTCCTGTCCGTCGACGCAGAAGACATAGGGGTGTTGCTGGTGGAACTTGGAGAGCGAGCGGATGCCATAGGGGCTCAGGAACTCGTTCTCGTCCAGCATCTTCGACAAGATCCGGCGCAGCCGCTCCTCGTTGACGAGCGCAAAGATGCCGCGGTCTGCCACACCGAGATGGCCCGGTCCCGTCTTATGGACCGAGGTCAGCAGCTCCGGCATCTGCCGCGCACGTTCCATAAACATCGCCACCGCTTGCGGCACCCGCTCGCGCTGCCAGGCCTCGACCACGGTGGTGGCGCACAGCGGCAGGAGGCCCACCATCGAACGCACTTTGAGTTTGGTGCCGCTTCCATCCGGCAGGCGAAGCAGATCGTAATAAAAGCCGTCTTCTTCATCCCACATGCCGTCATCTCCGGGCCGATTCATGGCCGCGGCGATATACAGGAAATGCTCGACAAACTTCCCCACCATGCCTTCATAGGTGCGGTCGTGAGGGACGATTTCAACCGAGAGCTCCAGCATGTTCTGGGTAAACAGGGCCATCCAGGCCGTCCCATCCGCCTGTTCCAAATACCCTCCGGTGGGCAGGGGGGCGCTGCGGTCGAACACGCCGATATTGTCGAGGCCGAGGAAGCCGCCTTCGAACACGTTCTTCCCGAACCGGTCCTTCCGGTTGACCCACCATGTGAAATTGAGCAGGAGCTTGTTGAAGGCTGACTTCAGGAAATCCACGTCGGCCTCGCCCCGCAGCGCCAGTTCGGTGCGGTGGAGGAAGAGAGTCGCCCAGCTATGGACCGGGGGGTTCACGTCGCTGAAGTTCCACTCATAGGCCGGGATCTGACCGCTGGGATGCAGATAGACCCCGCGCAACATCATTTCCATCTGCTGCTTTGCAAAGTCAGGGTCCACGATCGAGAGCGGCAGCGTATGGAACGCGAGGTCCCAGGCAGCGTACCAGGGGTACTCCCACTTGTCGGGCATGGAGATGATGTCGTCGTTGATCATGTGGAACCACTCTCGGTTCCGGAAATGGCGGCTGCCGCGATGGAGCGGGTGGGCGTTGTGCTCCTCGAGCCAGGCATCACCGTCCCAATAGTAATACTGTTTGGACCAGAGCATGCCGGCGAGCGCCTGGCGCATTACGTTGGCCGCATCCGGACTCACGGATGGCGGCGTCACCGCGCGATAGAATTCGTCGGCTTCCCCCAGCCGCTCCTGCACGATCTGGTCAAAGGCCTGGCCGAAAGGACCGGCATCGCCTTTTGCTTTGCCTTTGACGGTTGTTTTCGCAGGATTGTCGCCAATCTGCGCTGAGGCCTGCCGGACGAGACGCAGCCGCACCGCCGCCGATTGACGCGGCCCCACCTTCAGCCGGTAATGCGCCGCGGCCTTCGTGCCCTGCCGCTCCGGGTTCACGGCATCCTGACGACCCTCTACCACATAGTTATTGATCGCATCCTTGAGATAGGGGCCGGCGTCCGGATAGTCGAGATGGAGTTTGGCATGGTTGGTTGAGTTCTCGGTAAAGAGCAGCGGCACATCGCCATCGCAGTACAGGTCGTACCCGCCAAGGACGGGGTGCAGGGCCGCAATCGTCTTCGCTCCCGCCGGCCCTTCGATCTCCTTCAGCAGCGGCTTCTCGCCGCGTCGGCTGATCCAGGGAGCCCAGTCGTTGCGAAACCACAGGGTCGGCAACACATGCAGCTCTGCCTCCTCCGGCCCCCGGTTGGCCACAGTAATCTTGATGAGAATGTCCTCGGGCGACGCCTTCGCATATTCCACGAACACGTCGAAGTAGCGGTCCTCGTTGAACACGCCCGTGTCCAACAATTCGTATTCCATCTCTTCCCGGCTCCGCCGCCTGTTCGTCTCCACCAGATCGGCATAGGGATAGGCCGCTTGCGGGTACTTGTAGAGAAACTTCATGTACGAATGCGTCGGCGTGCTGTCGAGGTAGAAGTAATATTCTTTGACGTCTTCGCCGTGGTTCGCCTCGCTATTGGTCAGGCCGAACAGACGTTCTTTCAGAATGGAGTCCTTGCCGTTCCACAGAGCGAGAGCGAAGCGGAGCC
The DNA window shown above is from Nitrospira tepida and carries:
- a CDS encoding alpha-amylase family glycosyl hydrolase, whose protein sequence is MTALPTYPSLYQINTRVWLTELSRKLGKTATLDDIPDAELDDLAQLGFDWIWFLSVWQTGLAVQRVSRANPEWRREFQETLPDLREEDIGGSGFAIAGYTVHQNLGGAAALARLRERLKQRGLRLLLDFVPNHMAPDHPWVEQHLEYFVQGNDQDLVRAPQNYCRINTAQGSRVLAYGRDPYFAGWPDTLQLDYSNPATQEAMIGELVKIAAQCDGVRCDMAMLVLPDVFERTWGRRAPLFWPEATRRVRERVPGFCFMAEVYWDFEWTMQQQGFDYAYDKRLYDRLREGHARPVREHFHAGLDYQNKLARFLENHDEPRAAATFSPEVHEAAAVTTFLSPGLRFFHQGQFEGRKKRISPHLVRGPEEPVDQRLKQFYDRLLAVLRKPVVRIGAWQLLECVPA
- a CDS encoding MGH1-like glycoside hydrolase domain-containing protein; translated protein: MTEEAKRLDAAREDNVAWRKWGPYLSERQWGTVREDYSYGGDAWNFFTHDHARSRAYRWGEDGLGGISDDKQRLRFALALWNGKDSILKERLFGLTNSEANHGEDVKEYYFYLDSTPTHSYMKFLYKYPQAAYPYADLVETNRRRSREEMEYELLDTGVFNEDRYFDVFVEYAKASPEDILIKITVANRGPEEAELHVLPTLWFRNDWAPWISRRGEKPLLKEIEGPAGAKTIAALHPVLGGYDLYCDGDVPLLFTENSTNHAKLHLDYPDAGPYLKDAINNYVVEGRQDAVNPERQGTKAAAHYRLKVGPRQSAAVRLRLVRQASAQIGDNPAKTTVKGKAKGDAGPFGQAFDQIVQERLGEADEFYRAVTPPSVSPDAANVMRQALAGMLWSKQYYYWDGDAWLEEHNAHPLHRGSRHFRNREWFHMINDDIISMPDKWEYPWYAAWDLAFHTLPLSIVDPDFAKQQMEMMLRGVYLHPSGQIPAYEWNFSDVNPPVHSWATLFLHRTELALRGEADVDFLKSAFNKLLLNFTWWVNRKDRFGKNVFEGGFLGLDNIGVFDRSAPLPTGGYLEQADGTAWMALFTQNMLELSVEIVPHDRTYEGMVGKFVEHFLYIAAAMNRPGDDGMWDEEDGFYYDLLRLPDGSGTKLKVRSMVGLLPLCATTVVEAWQRERVPQAVAMFMERARQMPELLTSVHKTGPGHLGVADRGIFALVNEERLRRILSKMLDENEFLSPYGIRSLSKFHQQHPYVFCVDGQEYRVDYLPAESNTGMFGGNSNWRGPVWMPVNALIIRALLAYYLYYGDNFTIECPTGSGKMMNLFEVSKDIADRLTRMFLRNADGKRPVYGGTKKYQEDPHWRDHILFYEYFHGDNGAGLGASHQTGWTGVVAKLIQLFGLLDPKRMLEGGKMAAFVRGTPEGKAKP